A DNA window from Selenomonas sp. oral taxon 126 contains the following coding sequences:
- a CDS encoding ABC transporter substrate-binding protein: MNTLCTAFLAVLLSILLLSGCIDLSKNQAGGYEVTDVEGTVVKIPHKPQRILTVSAGTDELMLGLVEPERMAAINESLADTEHTNIPWVRERIPTVIVRSPSVEQIAALRPDLVVVTPWMPRENIDAIRELNVPVLVCKSAATMEDIHSNIRLFAAAVGEPERGEKLIGMMEAKLAEIRAKIAEVPEEKKHKSIALISIMVNYGGAGCTFDELCRYTDSINAKAAAGNRMGQEMTKEQLVAANPDYLFFPSYEDGATNEENYGRQYLEDPSLAQMTAVRERQIGHPWARYVYNLSQNIVYGIQETAWILYGDAFRQSRHEFLTAVE, encoded by the coding sequence ATGAACACGCTATGCACCGCATTTCTTGCGGTGCTCCTTTCCATCCTGCTTCTCAGCGGCTGCATTGATCTCTCGAAGAATCAGGCGGGCGGCTACGAGGTCACGGATGTGGAGGGCACGGTCGTCAAAATCCCGCACAAGCCGCAGCGCATTCTGACGGTCAGCGCGGGTACGGACGAGCTGATGCTCGGCCTCGTCGAGCCCGAGCGCATGGCGGCAATCAACGAGTCGCTTGCGGATACAGAGCATACGAATATCCCGTGGGTGCGCGAAAGGATTCCGACGGTCATCGTTCGCAGCCCCTCCGTTGAGCAGATTGCGGCGCTGCGCCCCGATCTCGTCGTCGTGACACCGTGGATGCCGCGCGAGAACATCGACGCAATCCGCGAGCTGAATGTGCCCGTGCTCGTCTGCAAGTCCGCCGCAACGATGGAGGATATTCACAGCAACATCCGCCTCTTTGCGGCGGCGGTCGGAGAGCCCGAGCGCGGGGAGAAGCTCATCGGCATGATGGAGGCGAAACTCGCGGAGATTCGGGCAAAGATAGCAGAAGTTCCCGAGGAGAAGAAGCACAAGAGCATTGCGCTCATCTCGATCATGGTGAATTATGGCGGCGCGGGCTGCACATTCGACGAGCTCTGCCGCTATACGGATTCGATCAATGCCAAGGCTGCGGCGGGCAACCGCATGGGGCAGGAGATGACGAAGGAGCAGCTCGTCGCGGCGAATCCGGACTACCTCTTTTTCCCGAGCTACGAGGACGGGGCGACGAACGAGGAGAACTACGGACGGCAGTATCTCGAGGATCCCTCGCTCGCGCAGATGACCGCCGTGCGGGAGCGGCAGATCGGGCATCCGTGGGCGCGCTACGTCTACAATCTCTCGCAGAACATTGTGTATGGTATTCAGGAGACGGCGTGGATTCTCTACGGCGACGCGTTTCGGCAGTCGCGGCACGAGTTCCTCACCGCTG
- the cobN gene encoding cobaltochelatase subunit CobN, which produces MKIAVYTNILRVRVLAHHCAEELKSPAVRVCPADGMDDWAQVRAEADLHLFLWMGTGLDNVFLQNAVRALQKSRTPYLIVVDNAEHDKVSCGFSEEQIQTAWAYFRYDGEENMRNLFLWLGASFGRLSVQAEPPVPLAWNGIYHPDWMGDPEDAAGYLAAHCNAERPTVGVIFYRSEWITGDFTYHAALVRAIEAAGMNAIAVFSNSYRDEHVESPTLMEAIEKYFCPRGQCIVDVIVSTMKFSIKAGGTRIEDLYALSVPILEAYTVLAPKEEWERSPAGLDPMEVSMSVAMPEFDGVIHAVPIAAKVRDESGEVCYAALEERMARIAAKARKWAALRRKSNAEKKIAVVFHNYPPTNANIGSAAGLDSPESVLCLLTAMRAAGYVIDKIPESSKAFMKLLTDHATNDRRFMSAEQARDADGHLTAEQYRSFFKELPEQVRAQLEKDWGDAPGDVFSYDGTLFIPGTLNGNLFITVQPPRGFGEDPGKLLHAPDAAPTHHYVGYYHWLRDIWRADAVIHVGTHGSLEWLPGKGTALSNECYPDVSLGDLPDIYPYWITIVGEGIQAKRRGAACLISHLSPPMELAGGFEELGELEQALDEYVHFCASQPDNIEAAETLVREKAVACHFEDEIAEGEDFSDYAAALHNYVTDIKNMQIRTGLHILGRAPEGERLIDFVCALVRMEHGGEASLVRLIAAQAGYDYEELLTHSERMTADGMTYGRKLDAVESEMRAIIAFLAERDYTAEAVGAAMALPVIAAASAESRAAFLHALREITENIVPRLKKTEQEITGTLRALTGKYIEPSPAGAPTTNGTDVLPTGRNFYGLDPRCMPTPAAWEYGRQLGDALIEQYISDERRYPEAVGIVFWAGSNMRSHGQCIAELFYLMGVRPIWRRPSQRVAGLEIIPLAELKRPRIDVTARISGLFRDAVPNAVHWVDEAVRMVRDLDESDEENYVRKHVLADAAWLEEQGEARENAWARASVRIFGDPPGAYGAGIGDLLESKAWKTLDDLAAVYTRFSGTAYGGDGLARGYDPDLFQRRMAGLDVTVKNEDTRETHMFSSDDYNAYHGGMIATVRALTGKAPRSYTGDSSDRQRIVLRSVDEEAARLFRGEAMNPKFIEGMKAHGYKGASDLANYLAHSYQWDATSAVMKDWMYEGYARKYVLDAGIREWIQDVNPWALHRMAETLLEAQQRGLWNASEETLAELRSLYLSIEGDLEERAEGAQ; this is translated from the coding sequence ATGAAGATTGCAGTTTATACGAATATCCTGCGCGTCCGCGTGCTCGCGCACCACTGTGCGGAGGAGCTGAAAAGCCCCGCTGTGCGCGTGTGCCCGGCAGATGGAATGGATGACTGGGCGCAGGTGCGCGCGGAGGCAGATCTCCATCTCTTCCTCTGGATGGGGACGGGGCTGGACAATGTCTTTTTGCAGAATGCGGTACGCGCTCTGCAAAAGAGCCGTACGCCATATCTGATCGTCGTGGACAATGCCGAGCATGACAAGGTGAGCTGCGGCTTCTCCGAGGAGCAGATTCAGACGGCGTGGGCGTATTTTCGCTATGACGGCGAGGAGAACATGCGGAATCTCTTCCTCTGGCTCGGTGCCTCGTTTGGCAGACTCTCCGTGCAGGCGGAGCCGCCTGTGCCGCTCGCGTGGAACGGCATCTATCATCCGGACTGGATGGGTGACCCCGAGGATGCGGCGGGCTACCTCGCCGCACACTGCAATGCGGAGCGCCCGACCGTCGGCGTGATCTTCTACCGATCGGAGTGGATTACGGGGGATTTCACCTATCATGCGGCGCTCGTCCGCGCCATCGAAGCGGCGGGGATGAATGCGATCGCCGTCTTCTCGAACTCGTATCGGGACGAGCACGTGGAGTCTCCGACGCTGATGGAGGCAATCGAGAAATATTTCTGCCCACGCGGGCAATGCATTGTCGACGTGATCGTCAGCACGATGAAGTTCTCGATCAAGGCGGGCGGCACGCGCATCGAGGATCTCTATGCGCTCAGCGTCCCCATCCTCGAGGCGTATACGGTACTCGCGCCGAAGGAGGAGTGGGAGCGCTCTCCCGCAGGGCTCGACCCGATGGAGGTCTCGATGAGCGTCGCGATGCCCGAGTTCGACGGCGTGATTCACGCTGTCCCGATTGCGGCAAAGGTGCGCGACGAGAGCGGAGAGGTCTGCTATGCGGCACTCGAGGAGCGCATGGCACGGATTGCGGCAAAGGCGCGGAAATGGGCGGCACTGCGCCGCAAATCGAATGCGGAGAAGAAAATCGCCGTTGTCTTTCACAACTATCCGCCGACGAATGCAAATATCGGCAGCGCGGCGGGGCTGGACTCGCCCGAGAGCGTGCTCTGTCTGCTGACGGCGATGCGCGCGGCGGGCTATGTGATCGACAAGATTCCAGAGAGCAGCAAGGCATTTATGAAGCTGCTGACGGATCACGCGACGAACGACCGCCGCTTTATGAGCGCGGAGCAGGCGCGCGATGCCGACGGACATCTCACGGCAGAGCAGTACCGCTCCTTTTTCAAGGAACTGCCCGAGCAGGTGCGCGCGCAGCTCGAAAAGGACTGGGGAGATGCGCCCGGCGATGTGTTCAGCTATGACGGGACGCTCTTCATCCCCGGCACGCTGAACGGCAATCTCTTCATCACGGTGCAGCCGCCGCGCGGCTTCGGCGAGGATCCTGGCAAGCTCCTGCACGCGCCCGACGCCGCCCCCACGCATCACTACGTTGGATACTATCACTGGCTGCGCGACATCTGGCGGGCGGACGCCGTGATTCACGTCGGGACGCACGGCTCTCTCGAGTGGCTGCCGGGCAAGGGCACGGCCCTCTCGAATGAGTGCTATCCCGATGTGTCGCTCGGCGATCTGCCCGACATCTATCCCTACTGGATCACGATTGTCGGGGAGGGGATTCAGGCAAAGCGGCGCGGGGCGGCGTGCCTCATCAGTCACCTCTCCCCGCCGATGGAGCTCGCGGGCGGCTTTGAGGAGCTTGGGGAGCTCGAGCAGGCGCTCGATGAATACGTCCACTTCTGCGCGTCGCAGCCCGACAATATCGAGGCGGCAGAGACACTTGTGCGCGAGAAGGCGGTCGCCTGTCATTTCGAGGACGAGATTGCGGAGGGGGAGGATTTCTCCGACTACGCTGCCGCGCTTCACAACTATGTGACGGACATCAAGAACATGCAGATCCGCACGGGGCTGCACATCCTCGGACGTGCGCCCGAGGGCGAGCGCCTCATCGACTTCGTGTGCGCACTCGTTCGCATGGAGCACGGCGGGGAGGCCTCGCTCGTGCGCCTCATCGCCGCACAGGCGGGGTATGACTATGAGGAGCTGCTGACGCACAGCGAGCGCATGACGGCGGACGGCATGACCTACGGCAGGAAGCTCGATGCGGTAGAGTCGGAGATGCGGGCGATCATTGCATTTCTCGCGGAGCGCGATTATACGGCGGAGGCTGTGGGGGCGGCGATGGCGCTGCCCGTGATTGCTGCTGCTTCGGCGGAGAGCCGTGCGGCGTTTTTGCATGCGCTGCGCGAGATTACGGAGAACATCGTCCCGCGCCTGAAGAAAACGGAGCAGGAGATCACGGGAACGCTGCGCGCGCTCACAGGCAAGTACATCGAGCCGAGCCCTGCGGGTGCACCAACCACAAACGGCACCGACGTGCTGCCGACGGGGCGGAATTTCTACGGCCTCGATCCGCGCTGCATGCCGACACCTGCTGCATGGGAGTACGGCAGGCAGCTGGGCGACGCCCTCATCGAGCAGTACATCAGCGACGAGAGGCGCTATCCCGAGGCGGTCGGCATTGTATTCTGGGCGGGCTCGAATATGCGCAGTCACGGGCAGTGCATCGCCGAGCTCTTCTACCTCATGGGCGTGCGCCCCATCTGGCGGCGTCCCTCGCAGCGCGTCGCGGGTCTCGAGATCATCCCGCTCGCAGAGCTGAAACGCCCGCGTATCGACGTGACGGCGCGTATCAGCGGGCTGTTCCGCGATGCTGTTCCGAATGCAGTGCACTGGGTCGACGAGGCGGTGCGCATGGTGCGCGATCTCGACGAGAGCGACGAGGAGAACTATGTGCGCAAGCACGTCCTTGCGGATGCCGCATGGCTCGAGGAGCAGGGCGAGGCACGGGAAAACGCATGGGCGCGCGCCTCCGTGCGCATCTTTGGCGATCCGCCCGGCGCGTACGGCGCGGGCATCGGGGATCTCCTCGAGTCAAAGGCGTGGAAGACGCTGGACGATCTGGCGGCGGTCTACACGCGCTTTTCGGGCACGGCATACGGCGGCGACGGCCTCGCGCGCGGCTACGATCCCGACTTGTTCCAGCGGCGCATGGCGGGGCTCGATGTCACCGTGAAGAACGAGGACACACGCGAGACGCATATGTTCAGCTCGGACGACTACAACGCGTACCACGGCGGTATGATCGCGACCGTGCGGGCGCTGACGGGCAAGGCGCCGCGCTCGTATACGGGGGACTCGAGCGACCGTCAGCGCATTGTCCTGCGCAGCGTGGACGAGGAGGCTGCACGCCTCTTCCGCGGGGAGGCGATGAATCCAAAGTTCATCGAGGGGATGAAGGCACACGGCTACAAGGGCGCCTCCGACCTCGCGAACTATCTCGCGCACAGCTACCAATGGGACGCGACGAGCGCCGTGATGAAGGACTGGATGTACGAGGGGTATGCGCGCAAATATGTGCTCGACGCCGGGATACGGGAGTGGATACAGGATGTCAATCCGTGGGCGCTCCACCGCATGGCGGAGACCCTGCTCGAGGCACAGCAGCGCGGGCTGTGGAATGCCTCCGAGGAAACGCTCGCGGAACTGCGCAGCCTCTATCTCTCCATCGAAGGCGATCTCGAAGAACGGGCGGAGGGCGCACAGTGA
- a CDS encoding adenosylcobinamide amidohydrolase, translating to MELAKLTTGDRLYRYDKSLVLLFDGARKVLSTSLYGGGYHEDYQAVFNRDMTQGAGMPCEMFAPNYVDSMRIVAERLGIDPDAATGMGTAAHMENAAINVRSYRELTVTAIVTGGVETNGGRIGDPASYYKTVEKKCGTINIMLVIDADLPPGILARALVTCTEAKTAALQELMADSRYSCGLATGSGTDQTIVVANSESPLYFEGAGKHSKLGELIGQTVMTAVKEALARQSGLTPARQHDLLRRLRRFGVTADGLWESYRRDAEMPTLHKAQFVTALGEIVQRPGVFTAGVLFIHLYDEYLWGLLEQEETWAAAEKLLAEISACLGMDPEDHVVMAEEYMQAMALLFIRAVCMECGEKTKGDAQ from the coding sequence ATGGAACTCGCAAAACTGACGACGGGAGACAGGCTCTACCGCTATGACAAGAGCCTCGTACTGCTCTTTGACGGCGCGCGCAAGGTACTCAGCACCTCCCTTTATGGAGGCGGCTATCATGAGGACTACCAGGCTGTGTTCAACCGTGATATGACGCAGGGCGCGGGCATGCCGTGTGAGATGTTTGCGCCGAACTATGTGGACAGTATGCGCATTGTGGCAGAGCGGCTCGGCATTGATCCGGATGCGGCGACAGGGATGGGCACTGCCGCGCATATGGAAAATGCTGCCATCAATGTCCGCAGCTATCGGGAACTGACCGTGACTGCCATCGTGACGGGCGGGGTCGAGACGAACGGCGGACGCATCGGCGATCCTGCCTCGTACTATAAGACGGTGGAGAAGAAATGCGGTACGATCAACATCATGCTCGTCATCGATGCGGATCTTCCGCCCGGCATACTCGCCCGCGCACTCGTGACCTGCACCGAGGCAAAGACGGCGGCGCTGCAGGAACTCATGGCAGACAGCCGCTATTCCTGCGGCCTTGCAACGGGCTCCGGCACGGATCAGACCATTGTTGTGGCGAACAGCGAATCACCGCTGTATTTTGAGGGGGCGGGCAAGCACTCCAAACTCGGCGAACTCATCGGGCAGACGGTGATGACAGCGGTCAAGGAGGCGCTTGCACGTCAGTCGGGGCTCACACCTGCGCGCCAGCACGATCTCCTGCGCCGTCTGCGCCGCTTTGGCGTTACGGCGGACGGACTATGGGAGAGCTACAGGCGGGATGCGGAGATGCCGACCCTGCACAAAGCGCAGTTCGTTACAGCGTTGGGGGAGATCGTTCAGCGTCCGGGCGTATTTACGGCCGGCGTACTCTTCATCCATCTTTACGATGAATATCTGTGGGGGCTGCTTGAGCAGGAGGAGACGTGGGCAGCGGCAGAAAAGCTGCTCGCCGAAATATCTGCCTGTCTGGGTATGGATCCGGAGGATCATGTTGTGATGGCAGAGGAATATATGCAGGCGATGGCTTTGCTTTTCATTCGGGCAGTCTGTATGGAATGTGGAGAGAAAACGAAAGGCGACGCGCAATGA